From the Pyrinomonadaceae bacterium genome, one window contains:
- the tuf gene encoding elongation factor Tu, which translates to HYAHVDCPGHADYVKNMITGAAQMDGAILVVAATDGPMPQTREHILLARQVGVPAMVVALNKVDAVDDPELLELVELEVRELLSAYEFPGDDIPVVKVSALKALDGDETWEKTIIELMDAVDSYIPTPARDIDKPFLMPVEDIFTIQGRGTVATGRVERGKVKVNEAVEIVGIRPTTKTVVTGVEMFKKLLDEGTAGDNVGLLLRGVERKDIERGQVVSKPGSITPHTKFKAEAYVLTKEEGGRHTPFFTGYRPQFYFRTTDVTGVAHLPEGVEMVMPGDNIQMDIELIAPIAMEKGLRFAIREGGRTVGAGTVAEVVE; encoded by the coding sequence CACTACGCGCACGTGGACTGTCCGGGTCACGCCGACTATGTGAAGAACATGATCACCGGCGCGGCGCAGATGGACGGCGCGATTCTGGTGGTGGCCGCGACCGATGGTCCGATGCCGCAGACCCGAGAGCACATCCTGCTCGCGCGCCAGGTAGGGGTGCCGGCAATGGTGGTGGCGCTGAATAAGGTCGATGCGGTTGACGATCCGGAGTTGCTCGAGCTGGTGGAGCTGGAAGTCAGAGAACTGCTCAGCGCTTATGAGTTCCCGGGTGACGACATTCCGGTGGTGAAGGTTTCGGCCTTGAAAGCCCTGGACGGCGACGAGACATGGGAAAAGACGATTATCGAGCTCATGGACGCGGTTGACTCTTATATTCCGACGCCGGCCCGCGACATCGACAAGCCGTTTTTGATGCCGGTGGAAGACATCTTCACGATTCAGGGCCGCGGCACGGTGGCCACGGGAAGAGTTGAGCGCGGCAAGGTGAAAGTGAACGAAGCGGTTGAGATCGTCGGCATCCGGCCCACCACCAAGACGGTGGTGACGGGCGTGGAGATGTTCAAGAAGCTGCTGGATGAAGGCACGGCCGGCGACAACGTTGGGTTGCTGCTGCGTGGGGTGGAAAGAAAAGACATTGAGCGTGGGCAGGTAGTTTCAAAGCCGGGCTCGATAACGCCGCACACGAAGTTCAAGGCGGAAGCATATGTGCTGACAAAGGAAGAAGGCGGACGCCATACCCCGTTCTTCACCGGGTATCGGCCGCAGTTCTACTTCCGGACCACGGACGTGACGGGAGTGGCGCATCTGCCGGAGGGCGTGGAGATGGTGATGCCCGGCGACAACATTCAGATGGACATCGAGTTGATTGCCCCGATCGCCATGGAGAAAGGTCTGCGCTTCGCCATTCGTGAAGGTGGCCGCACCGTCGGCGCCGGCACCGTTGCTGAAGTTGTGGAATAG
- the rpsJ gene encoding 30S ribosomal protein S10 produces the protein MLNEKIRIRLKAYDHRVLDQSTTEIVETAKRTGARVAGPIPLPTVKNKWTVLRSPHVDKKSREQFEIRTHKRLMDILDPTPQTVDALMKLDLPAGVDVEIKAFGKS, from the coding sequence ATGCTGAACGAGAAAATCAGAATCAGGCTCAAGGCCTACGATCATCGCGTGCTGGATCAATCGACGACGGAAATCGTCGAGACTGCGAAGCGCACCGGCGCGCGCGTGGCTGGACCGATTCCTTTGCCGACGGTGAAGAACAAGTGGACGGTGCTCCGTTCGCCCCACGTCGACAAGAAGTCGCGCGAGCAGTTTGAAATCAGAACGCACAAGCGCCTGATGGATATTCTCGACCCAACCCCGCAGACGGTTGATGCGCTGATGAAGCTCGATCTGCCGGCCGGTGTTGATGTTGAGATTAAGGCCTTTGGAAAGAGCTAG